A stretch of Tenrec ecaudatus isolate mTenEca1 chromosome 2, mTenEca1.hap1, whole genome shotgun sequence DNA encodes these proteins:
- the LOC142438810 gene encoding zinc finger MYM-type protein 1-like, whose product MKRQQLSGALKRKLTEGPKQRVYDSLETTPKLTSFVPCLDSEETSFLERSSSVAASRRAGTASAEVTNSNTGGRESVPSRAATPSCRKRASNGIESDIGVGSEMVSSADLVQNRSTDPALWNHFSSNDVNYWIVRGPSDCQHHSGPFENSCRKFLDGKQTRFCSQNIFLGCKANGESYKREWLLYSPSVGSVYCFVCKLFSPKSFNSQFATDGFSDWRNSNMIDKHENSSAHRECMLSYLHRRQALGPGRELATKVCEERQYQKAVLQRVVAVITTIADLGLPFHGREEEVFGSPRNGKFWGLLELVAQFDPFLAGHISKYGGPGKGNPLCVSDTTCEELIYLMIDKVRSAISREISLAGYFTLLVDSTPDLATSDRLSVVVRYVSPTDGKPVERFIMFTSLKSHTGEEVANEVLRDLREVCKVDFAKCRGLTYDDAASMSECYRGVQQKLLEHNKYAISIPCAAHSLNLIARSAVDCCPEAVDFFSTVQLLSTFFTTSPQRWAVLKKYVGSDRVLKCLSHTHGDVHVVATSAILESYTQILEALEDIVEDPAQKGNTRREAENLANKMQRLECVFMLVLWNNILQHFHWLSQALQDSEVNLKTCTHLYQSLTGYSQSLRQDFERFENTATQILPDTDYQAVRHRRRLSREGGKDAGAPEEALSARDQFHTVTYNTVIDALDSCMKRRADTYEVLSDRFSFLNNMDLPDEECMAAARKLVQAYPNDLNTNLYGEVRQFHSYMRTKFTDSSRMNFTHVALYDSIVGDKIQCVFPNVEIALRMFLTLMITNCTVERSFSSLKRLKSPQPTAMIPESLDSFSLLCMEIDILRQLNSDEIIEEFLRAKDKKQCS is encoded by the coding sequence ATGAAACGGCAACAGCTAAGTGGAGCGCTGAAACGCAAGCTCACCGAAGGGCCAAAGCAAAGGGTCTATGACTCCCTGGAGACGACTCCAAAGTTAACTTCCTTTGTACCATGTCTGGATAGTGAAGAGACTTCTTTCCTTGAGCGCTCGAGTTCAGTGGCTGCTTCTCGTCGTGCTGGGACTGCCAGCGCCGAGGTGACTAACAGCAATACAGGTGGAAGGGAATCTGTGCCGTCCCGAGCAGCGACTCCTAGTTGTCGTAAAAGAGCCAGTAATGGCATAGAAAGTGACATTGGTGTAGGATCTGAAATGGTTTCGTCTGCAGACCTTGTCCAGAACAGAAGTACAGATCCTGCTTTGTGGAATCATTTTTCTTCTAATGATGTGAATTACTGGATTGTCAGAGGGCCGAGCGATTGTCAGCACCACAGTGGACCATTTGAAAACTCATGTCGAAAATTTCTGGATGGTAAACAAACCAGGTTCTGTAGCCAGAATATATTTCTGGGGTGTAAAGCAAATGGAGAAAGTTACAAGAGGGAGTGGCTGCTGTACTCTCCATCAGTTGGCTctgtgtattgttttgtttgcaaACTCTTCAGCCCTAAATCATTTAATTCTCAGTTTGCTACGGATGGATTCAGCGACTGGCGCAACTCCAACATGATCGACAAGCATGAGAACAGCTCAGCTCACAGAGAGTGCATGTTGTCGTATCTGCACCGAAGGCAGGCTTTGGGCCCAGGTCGGGAACTGGCAACAAAAGTCTGTGAGGAGCGTCAATATCAGAAGGCCGTTCTGCAACGTGTCGTGGCTGTCATCACAACAATTGCCGACCTTGGACTACCTTTCCACGGGCGAGAGGAGGAAGTGTTTGGATCCCCACGAAATGGAAAGTTTTGGGGCTTACTTGAACTTGTTGCTCAGTTTGATCCATTTTTAGCAGGTCACATCTCAAAATATGGTGGCCCAGGAAAGGGCAACCCATTGTGTGTGTCGGACACGACGTGTGAAGAACTCATCTACTTAATGATTGATAAAGTTCGGTCAGCTATTTCCAGGGAAATAAGTCTAGCGGGGTATTTCACTTTGCTTGTAGATTCCACTCCTGATCTTGCCACTTCAGATCGGCTGAGTGTTGTTGTACGATATGTGTCTCCAACAGATGGAAAGCCCGTGGAGCGATTCATCATGTTTACTAGCCTGAAAAGTCATACTGGTGAAGAAGTTGCAAATGAAGTACTTCGTGATCTACGTGAAGTGTGTAAAGTTGATTTTGCTAAGTGCAGAGGCCTGACCTACGATGATGCTGCCAGTATGTCAGAGTGCTACAGAGGTGTGCAGCAGAAACTCTTAGAGCACAATAAGTATGCCATTTCCATACCCTGTGCTGCGCATTCACTTAATCTTATAGCACGTAGCGCAGTAGATTGCTGTCCAGAAGCAGTAGACTTTTTTTCCACGGTTCAGTTACTCTCCACATTTTTCACCACTTCTCCACAACGGTGGGCAGTCCTCAAGAAATATGTAGGCAGTGATCGAGTATTAAAATGTCTTTCCCACACACACGGGGATGTGCATGTGGTCGCAACGAGTGCCATCCTGGAATCGTACACGCAGATTCTAGAGGCCTTGGAAGATATTGTAGAGGACCCAGCACAAAAAGGAAATACCAGAAGAGAAGCTGAAAACCTTGCCAATAAGATGCAGAGGCTCGAGTGTGTGTTCATGTTGGTTTTGTGGAACAATATTCTGCAGCATTTTCACTGGCTGAGCCAAGCTCTCCAAGATTCAGAGGTAAACTTGAAGACAtgcacacatctctaccagtcgTTAACAGGGTATTCACAGAGCTTAAGACAAGATTTTGAGCGATTTGAAAACACAGCAACACAAATCCTGCCCGATACCGATTATCAAGCAGTTCGCCACCGCAGACGCCTtagtagggaaggagggaaagatgCAGGCGCCCCAGAGGAAGCCTTGAGTGCCAGAGATCAGTTTCACACAGTCACATACAACACCGTCATTGACGCACTCGACTCTTGCATGAAAAGAAGGGCAGATACGTATGAAGTTCTTTCGGATAGATTTTCTTTCTTAAACAACATGGATCTCCCTGATGAAGAATGCATGGCGGCAGCCAGGAAATTAGTGCAGGCTTACCCCAACGacttgaatacaaacctttatgGAGAAGTGCGGCAATTTCATTCTTACATGAGGACTAAGTTTACCGACTCGAGCAGGATGAATTTCACTCATGTAGCCTTGTATGATTCCATTGTCGGTGATAAGATACAATGTGTATTTCCAAATGTTGAAATCGCTTTACGCATGTTCCTAACGTTAATGATCACAAACTGCACAGTGGAACGTTCATTTTCATCCCTAAAGCGACTCAAGAGCCCTCAGCCAACAGCGATGATTCCAGAAAGCCTCGATTCCTTTTCCTTATTATGTATGGAAATAGATATTTTGCGGCAGCTTAATTCTGATGAGATCATCGAAGAATTTCTGAGAGCAAAGGATAAAAAGCAGTGTTCTTAA